In one window of Tripterygium wilfordii isolate XIE 37 chromosome 1, ASM1340144v1, whole genome shotgun sequence DNA:
- the LOC120009631 gene encoding ribosomal protein S2, mitochondrial-like → MTFHSVVIQKLLSTNAHIGRRVAAAHHFKVFSYGVRNDQSIIDSDKTLICLRSAVQFISHMVRNNARFMFVNTNPLFDEIVELMTKKIGLYSPRDSQIWRLGGFLTNRSSPKKFRSRNKKVCFGPVQPPDCVVVLDSERKSSIVLEADRLQIPIVALVDPAVPWDYYKRIAYPVPANESVQFVYLFCNVITKTFLLEQKRAGLLKGDGGSKEAKAVKGKNGEEKLLS, encoded by the coding sequence ATGACGTTCCACTCTGTGGTGATTCAGAAGCTATTGAGCACAAATGCTCACATTGGCCGCCGCGTGGCGGCGGCGCACCACTTTAAGGTTTTCAGCTACGGCGTTCGAAACGATCAGAGCATCATCGACAGCGACAAGACTCTTATCTGCCTGCGCAGTGCCGTCCAATTCATTTCTCACATGGTCCGCAACAACGCGCGGTTCATGTTCGTCAATACGAATCCACTATTCGACGAAATTGTGGAGCTGATGACCAAGAAGATCGGCCTCTACAGTCCCCGAGACTCTCAAATCTGGAGATTGGGTGGGTTCTTGACAAACCGTTCCAGTCCCAAGAAGTTCCGGTCGAGGAACAAGAAGGTGTGCTTCGGGCCGGTCCAGCCACCAGATTGTGTTGTTGTATTGGATTCGGAGCGGAAGAGCTCGATCGTGCTCGAGGCAGACCGTCTGCAGATCCCGATTGTTGCGCTGGTGGACCCCGCTGTGCCATGGGACTACTACAAGCGGATTGCTTATCCGGTCCCGGCTAATGAGTCGGTGCAGTTTGTGTATTTGTTCTGCAATGTGATTACCAAAACTTTCTTACTTGAGCAAAAGAGGGCCGGATTGTTGAAAGGTGATGGTGGAAGCAAGGAGGCAAAGGCTGTCAAAGGAAAAAATGG
- the LOC120002943 gene encoding 26S proteasome non-ATPase regulatory subunit 7 homolog A-like isoform X1, producing the protein MDVIKVQQISTRPIEKVIVHPLVLISIVDNYNRVAKDTRKRVVGVLLGSTFKGTVDVSNSYAVPFEEDENDPSIWFLDHNYHESMFSMFKRINAKEHVVGWYSTGPKLRENDLDIHGLFNDYVPNPVLVIIDVQPKELGIPTKAYCTVEEVKENATQKSQNVFVHVPSEIAAHEVEEIGVEHLLRDVKDTTISTLATEVTAKLTALKGLDARLREIRSYLDLVIDKKLPLNHEILYHLQDVFNLLPNLNVAELVKAFSVKTNDMMLVTYLSSVIRSVIALHNLINNKLLNKEYEKAEDANPVAVPVAAGS; encoded by the exons ATGGATGTTATAAAGGTACAGCAGATCTCGACGAGACCAATCGAGAAGGTGATTGTGCATCCTCTTGTTCTCATAAGCATCGTCGATAACTATAACAGAGTCGCCAAGGACACTCGAAAGCGCGTCGTTGGGGTCCTTCTCGGCTCCACTTTCAAAGGCACTGTTGATGTCTCCAACAGCTACGCAG tCCCCTTTGAGGAAGATGAAAACGACCCAAGTATCTGGTTTCTTGATCACAATTACCATGAATCTATGTTTTCCATGTTCAAGAGAATAAATG CAAAGGAGCATGTTGTTGGATGGTACAGTACAGGTCCAAAACTGCGAGAGAATGACCTGGATATTCATGGATTATTTAATGA CTATGTTCCAAATCCTGTCTTGGTGATAATTGATGTCCAACCTAAAGAGCTGGGAATACCTACAAAAGCTTACTGCACTGTTGAAGAGGTGAAAGAG AATGCCACTCAGAAAAGCCAGAATGTGTTTGTGCATGTTCCCTCTGAAATTGCTGCTCATGAGGTTGAGGAAATTG GTGTGGAACACTTGCTTCGGGATGTGAAGGATACAACTATTAGTACCCTTGCAACAGAG GTAACTGCAAAACTTACAGCATTGAAGGGGTTAGATGCACGATTGCGGGAGATACGGAGTTATCTTGACCTTGTTATCGATAAAAAGCTCCCTCTGAACCACGAGATCTTGTACCATCTACag GATGTATTCAACTTACTTCCAAACCTCAATGTGGCTGAGTTGGTGAAGGCCTTTTCTG TGAAAACAAATGATATGATGTTAGTTACTTATCTTTCTTCAGTCATTCGAAGTGTAATTGCTCTCCACAACTTGATAAACAACAAG CTGCTGAACAAAGAATACGAGAAAGCAGAAGACGCAAACCCAGTTGCTGTACCTGTTGCGGCTGGAAGCTAA
- the LOC120002943 gene encoding 26S proteasome non-ATPase regulatory subunit 7 homolog A-like isoform X2: MDVIKVQQISTRPIEKVIVHPLVLISIVDNYNRVAKDTRKRVVGVLLGSTFKGTVDVSNSYAVPFEEDENDPSIWFLDHNYHESMFSMFKRINAKEHVVGWYSTGPKLRENDLDIHGLFNDYVPNPVLVIIDVQPKELGIPTKAYCTVEEVKENATQKSQNVFVHVPSEIAAHEVEEIGVEHLLRDVKDTTISTLATEVTAKLTALKGLDARLREIRSYLDLVIDKKLPLNHEILYHLQDVFNLLPNLNVAELVKAFSVKTNDMMLVTYLSSVIRSVIALHNLINNKSCMGIVRCCLKLGMTVHF, encoded by the exons ATGGATGTTATAAAGGTACAGCAGATCTCGACGAGACCAATCGAGAAGGTGATTGTGCATCCTCTTGTTCTCATAAGCATCGTCGATAACTATAACAGAGTCGCCAAGGACACTCGAAAGCGCGTCGTTGGGGTCCTTCTCGGCTCCACTTTCAAAGGCACTGTTGATGTCTCCAACAGCTACGCAG tCCCCTTTGAGGAAGATGAAAACGACCCAAGTATCTGGTTTCTTGATCACAATTACCATGAATCTATGTTTTCCATGTTCAAGAGAATAAATG CAAAGGAGCATGTTGTTGGATGGTACAGTACAGGTCCAAAACTGCGAGAGAATGACCTGGATATTCATGGATTATTTAATGA CTATGTTCCAAATCCTGTCTTGGTGATAATTGATGTCCAACCTAAAGAGCTGGGAATACCTACAAAAGCTTACTGCACTGTTGAAGAGGTGAAAGAG AATGCCACTCAGAAAAGCCAGAATGTGTTTGTGCATGTTCCCTCTGAAATTGCTGCTCATGAGGTTGAGGAAATTG GTGTGGAACACTTGCTTCGGGATGTGAAGGATACAACTATTAGTACCCTTGCAACAGAG GTAACTGCAAAACTTACAGCATTGAAGGGGTTAGATGCACGATTGCGGGAGATACGGAGTTATCTTGACCTTGTTATCGATAAAAAGCTCCCTCTGAACCACGAGATCTTGTACCATCTACag GATGTATTCAACTTACTTCCAAACCTCAATGTGGCTGAGTTGGTGAAGGCCTTTTCTG TGAAAACAAATGATATGATGTTAGTTACTTATCTTTCTTCAGTCATTCGAAGTGTAATTGCTCTCCACAACTTGATAAACAACAAG AGCTGCATGGGAATCGTTCGCTGTTGTTTAAAGCTAGGTATGACTGTCCACTTTTga
- the LOC120002036 gene encoding eukaryotic translation initiation factor 3 subunit F-like, whose protein sequence is MALSDNTVLQFAASSATNLSAKVHPLVIFNICDCYVRRPDQAERVIGTLLGSILPDGTVDIRNSYAVPHNESSDQVALDIDYHHNMLLSHQKVNPKEVIVGWYSTGLGVSGGSALIHEFYSREIPNPVHLTVDTGFRNGDGTIKAYVSANLSLGDRQLAAQFQEIPLDQRMVEAEQVGFDILKTNMVDKLPSDLEGMEVTMERLLALIKDVYKYVDDVVEGRVGPDNEIGRFISDTVASLPKLSPAAFDKLVNDSMQDHLLLLYLSSITRTQLRLAEKLNTAAQIL, encoded by the exons ATGGCGTTGAGCGATAATACGGTGTTACAATTCGCAGCATCATCTGCGACGAACCTATCAGCCAAGGTACACCCTCTTGTGATCTTCAACATCTGCGATTGCTACGTGAGGCGCCCTGACCAGGCCGAGCGAGTCATCGGCACTCTACTTGGCTCGATTCTACCTGATGGAACCGTCGATATCCGCAACTCCTATGCTGTTCCTCACAACGAATCCTCCGACCAG GTTGCATTGGATATTGATTACCATCATAACATGTTGTTGTCTCACCAAAAAGTAAATCCAAAGGAAGTTATAGTTGGATG GTACTCTACCGGGTTGGGAGTATCTGGCGGTAGTGCATTGATACATGAATTTTACTCCAGAGAAATTCCTAATCCCGTTCACTTAACTGTAGACACTGGATTCAGGAATGGTGACGGTACCATAAAAGCTTATGTTTCGGCCAACTTATCTCTTGGGGACAGGCAGCTTGCAGCACAATTTCAAGAAATCCCTCTCGATCAACGAATGGTTGAAGCTGAGCAAGTTGGAT TTGACATCCTAAAAACGAATATGGTTGACAAACTACCAAGCGATTTGGAAGGAATGGAAGTAACGATGGAACGACTACTAGCTCTGATTAAGGATGTATACAaatatgttgatgatgttgtG GAAGGTCGTGTTGGCCCGGATAATGAAATTGGGCGATTCATATCAGATACTGTTGCCTCCCTTCCTAAGTTGTCTCCTGCTGCTTTTGATAAGCTTGTGAATGACAGCATGCAG GATCATCTGCTCTTACTGTATTTGTCAAGCATCACCAGGACGCAGCTGAGGTTAGCAGAAAAGTTGAACACTGCTGCTCAGATCCTGTAA